In the genome of Theropithecus gelada isolate Dixy chromosome 19, Tgel_1.0, whole genome shotgun sequence, the window atgctgttccctttgcctggaacaTACTTCAgctcccctcccccattccccaggAAGCGTTCCTTCTCCTTTAGGTTTCAGCCAATTCCTCACGTCCTCCACGAGGTCTTCCTCTAACCCACGAGATTGTGTGTGTCCCCTGTGTTCCTACAGTCCCGATCCATAACCAGTCCCACCATAACCCTTTGAGAGCACCACAGTTCCTTCACCTGCACTCGCCATCACCAGCACCCTGCCCAGGGAAAGTGTGGCTGAACCCTGAGCGTAACTCTGAGCCCCACCTCACCTGCCTCCCCAGGCCTGACCTGTGAGGTGTCCACGTCAAAGAAGCTCTGATAGTAGCTGAAGGTCCAGAATccgggctgctgctgctgctgcttctcctgcaGGAGCTGCACATTGCGGGCATTCAGCGCCTGCCCCGACAGCGTGGATCAGCCGGGAGCTGCACAGAGGCAGGACACAGGGACTCACCGCGGCCTTGTCactctcctcctccacctcatCCTCGGCTCCATAGCTGCCACCTGAGCCCACGGCCACAGCCACGTGCCCTTGTGGGGTCAGCTGATCACTTCTGCTGGTTGTGGCTGCATCTGGGGTCTCAGCCAGAAGATTAGTGGCCTCCTCGAATTCTGTGGAGCAGGGACATGGGACACACGCACGCTTGAGGGGTGGAAAGAATTCGACTGGGCTCCAGCCAAGTCAATGCTCATCTGGGGGCGGAGGCTCTGCTGAGCCATTGATCTCCCCCAAGGTGGGGCCCAACTCCCTCAGTTTGGAGGCATCCGGAGGGCGTCTGTTCCCTTCCTCCTAAAGTGGAACTGCAACTTAGGGTTGGCCCTGGGATGGGGTCAGGGTCTGGAGACATGAGGCTCGGGTTTGAGGTCTGAGTTCAGGGCGGGGGCGGGGTTCGGGTCAGGGATGGGTCTCACTCCTGGGTCAGGGTTCACAGCCGCCTAGGGTTGGGGTAGAGAAGTTGGAAGCCGCATGGCGGGGAGGTTCTGGCAAGGGACGGGAGTAGGAGATCCGGCCTCGTCGGGGCCGCACTCACCGTGGAAGGTCAGCTCGTCAGCCGATGCCATGGTCGTTCAGGGGCGTCTTCGCATCCCTCGCTGAGGACAGAGACCGGTCAGGCACGCTCCCCCCACGCCCCCACGCCGGTCCCTCGGCCCCCAGCCCTACCTGGCGGCCAGCTGCACCCACGGAGGCTTGAACTCGTCGCCCCGTCGCCACAGGTGCGCTCCGCCCTCCTCACCGGAGGCCACCTGGGCCGGCGTGGCTGGGGCTCTCTGCGACTGCGCTGCTGGCCTACCCGTCAGAGTCTACCCGACTCGGACCGGACAGCAACATCCGGCGCCGGTCCTCTTTCTATCCTTTCCCGTTGGGAAGCCACTTCCGGTAAAGTTGGCGCTTGCGCAGAAGAGCCTCCCGGGCTTTTAACTTCGGGTATCGAGAGTTTCTTTCCGGAGCAAGGACCCCCAAGACGGAAGAGGATGGCCGCGGCGGCTCTGAGGAGATTTTGGTCCAGGCGCCGTGCAGAGGCGGGCGACGCTGCAGCGGCGAAGCCGGGAGTGTGGGCGCGGCTGGGTGAGTAGCGGCGGAAGGCGGCAGGGTGGGTGGCCGCCGCTGTCGGATCACTCTTACCGCGCTCCTCTCCCCTCAGGGTCCTGGGCCCGCGCGCTGCTCCGGGACTATGCCGAGGCCTGCAGGGACGCGGCGGCGGAGGCTAGTGCCCGGCCGGGGCGCGCGGCCGTGTATGTGGGGCTGCTGGGCGGCGCGGCGGCCTGCTTCACGCTGGCGCCGAGCGAGGGTGCTTTCGAGGAGGCGCTGCTGGAGGCGTCGGGGACCCTCCTGCTGCTGGCGCCGGCCACCCGCAACCGCGAGTCCGAAGCCTTCGTGCAGCGGCTGCTCTGGCTGCGGGGCCGTGGCCGCCTGCGCCACGTCAACCTAGGGCTCTGCTCCCTGGTGTACGAGGCGCCCTTCGACGCCCAGGCCAGCCTCTACCAGGCGCGCTGCCGCTACCTGCAGCCCCGCTGGACCGACTTCCCCGGCCGGGTCCTGGACGTGGGCTTCGTGGGTCGCTGGTGGGTGCTGGGGGCCCGGATGCGCGACTGCGACATCAACGACGACGAATTCCTGCACCTGCCGGCGCATTTGCGGGTGGTGGGGCCCCAGCAGCTGCATTCCGAGACCAACGAGCGGCTCTTCGATGAGAAGTACAAGCCTGTCGTGCTCACCGACGATCAGGTGGACCAGGCGCTGTGGGAGGAGCAGGTcttgcagaaggaaaaaaaggacagGCTCGCCCTGAGCCAGGCCCACTCGCTGGTGCAGGCGGAGGCCCCGAGATGAAACCCTGAGGCTCCCGAGTTCTGGCAAACTGCTTGCCTGGGGTAGTGCAGCTGTGAGTGTGCCTCACCTGCAGAACAACTGAGACAGATGATGTGCAAAGTGTTTTCTCACTGGATTTGCGCAAGTTTGGGGAGCCTTTCCGCCCCCCGTCTTTGTTCTTTATTAGCTGAAGCTAATTCCGAGCCACCTTGGTCCAGGAGTTGGGACAGCAGAACGACTTGACACATGTTCATCACTGGCAGAGCTGGTCATGAGCCTTTTATATAAGCCTTTTTCATTGGGCCTCAGAGGCCCTCCTTAAGGAGGTACCACACTGGTCAGGTGACTTGCAAACTCTTCTAAGACCACTTAgattctctttttaaagtttgggttgtggcctggcgtggtgatgcacgtctgtaatcccagcattttccaaattgaggcaagaggatcgcttgaggccagcccgagtaacatagcaagactccgacgctacaaaaaagaataataattaactaaataaaatttgagctgaaatgtttttattctgtgATCTGTTctctttcgttttgttttgttttccttttttttgtttgtttttgtttttttgagacagggtcttgctctgtctccccggctggagtgcagtggcgccatctcggctcactgcaacctctgcctcccaggttcaagcgattctcctgcctcagcctctggagtaactgggattacaggcatgtgctcaCATGCCCggcaaattgtatttttagtagagatggggtttcactgtgttggccaggctggtcttgaactcctgacctcaggtgatccgcctgccttgcactcccaaagtgctgggattataggagtgaaccaccacacccggcctttcaTTTTGATAAGTAACATTTTTGCCattcccagctctttgggaggctgaggtaggaggattgcttgagatcaggagttcaagaccagtttaggcaacatagtgagacctttctcaaaaactaaaatatttggaAGGGTaaagcaggcgaatcacttgagcctaggagttcaacaccagcctgggcaatatggtgaaaccccgtctctacaaaaaatacaaaaatttaccaaAGGTGTTGAATGAGAAttgaaaatacatatacatagaaaaattagccagacatagtggaccatgtctgtagtcccagctagttggaaggctgaggtgggaggatcacctgagcctgggagttcaatgctgcattgagccatgatggtgccactgcactccagcctggacaacagagtgaaacaatttgtctcaaaaagtaaaataagtggctgggcacggcggctcaagcctgtaatcccagcactttgggaggccgaggcaggtgaatcatgacatcaggagatcgagaccatcctggctagcatggtgaaaccccgtctctactaaaaattcaaaaaattagccgggcatggtggtgggcgcctgtagtcccagctactcaggaggctgaggcaggagaatggcgtgaatctgggaggtggagcttgcagtgagctgagattgcaccactgcactccagcctgggtgacaagagtgagactccgtctcaaaaaaataaataaaataacattttcgtttttttaaagtttttatttttaaatatagtctttttttttttttttttttttgagacggagtctcgctctgtcgcccaggctggagtgcagtggccagatctcagctcactgcaagctccgcttcccgggttcccgccattctcctgcctcagcctcccgagtagctgggaccacaggcgccgccacctcgcccggctaattttttgtgtttttagtagagacggggtttcgctgtgttagccaggatggtctcgatctcctgaccttgtgatccgcccgtctcggcctcccaaagtgctgggattacaggcttgagccaccgcgcccggccttaaatatAGTcttaaagaaaattggaaaaataatagagacttgttttttggagacagagttttgctcttgttgcccaggctggagtgcaatggcacgatctcggctcaccccaaccaccgcttcctgggttcaagcaattctcctgtctcagcctcctgagtagctgggattacaggctcatgccaccatgcctggctaattttcgtattttttagtagagatgggatttcatcacaatggtcaggctggtctcaaactcctgacctcaggtgatctgcccacctcggcctcccaaagtgctgggattacagacgtgagccaccatgcccgaccctcatccctattaaaaatacaaaaccggGGAATTGACAGTGTCGTGACTATTGGGATGTTACAGGGAAGTTTCTTGCAAAAACAACCTGATTTTACCAGATGAGTATTATAAGTTACTGGAGGTGGCTTGGAAGGATAAAGCATTTTCTGGTCTGGAAATCTATATGGAATCATAGATTCCGGTTATGTTGTACTTCAGTAACCCTGAAACACAGGATTCTGTGAAAAGAAATAAGTTAGTGTACACAGCTGGTACTTAGCTAGGTTAtggtaaattgtatttttgttgttgttgagacagagtctcactctgacacccaggctagagtgcagtggcacgatttcagctcactgcaacctctgcctcctgggttcaagctattctcttgcctcagcctcctgggtagctcggattacaggcatgtgccatgatgcccagctaatttttgtatttttagtagagatggggtttcaccatgttagccaggctggtctcaaactcctgacctcgagtga includes:
- the TIMM29 gene encoding mitochondrial import inner membrane translocase subunit Tim29 produces the protein MAAAALRRFWSRRRAEAGDAAAAKPGVWARLGSWARALLRDYAEACRDAAAEASARPGRAAVYVGLLGGAAACFTLAPSEGAFEEALLEASGTLLLLAPATRNRESEAFVQRLLWLRGRGRLRHVNLGLCSLVYEAPFDAQASLYQARCRYLQPRWTDFPGRVLDVGFVGRWWVLGARMRDCDINDDEFLHLPAHLRVVGPQQLHSETNERLFDEKYKPVVLTDDQVDQALWEEQVLQKEKKDRLALSQAHSLVQAEAPR